From Nicotiana tabacum cultivar K326 chromosome 22, ASM71507v2, whole genome shotgun sequence, one genomic window encodes:
- the LOC107765284 gene encoding E3 ubiquitin-protein ligase makorin-like isoform X1, whose protein sequence is MSKRVLCKFFVHGACLKGEYCEFSHVWKGPPNNVCTYYQKGLCAYGSRCRYEHVKVSQQHSPPSSSAPAQHLHSDPSPTTLSPGMLADGAGLSAEYLTSGRPFYPPNQAAWSENSEHHHVEEIENFVELKRINPANQSICSLAAAGNCPRGEKCPYIHGDLCPICAKHCLHPFRPQEREEHMKTCEKRQKHLDLLKHSQEIECCVCLERVLSKTTAAERKFGILSECDHPFCISCIRNWRSGSPSSGIDINSTFRTCPVCRKLSYFVIPSVIWYSTKEEKQDILDSYKAKLRSIDCKHFDFGNGTCPFGASCFYKHQYRDGRLEVVVLRHLGSEDGSTVVAKNIRLSDFLSNLRIR, encoded by the exons ATGTCGAAAAG GGTTCTTTGCAAGTTTTTTGTACATGGTGCATGTCTGAAAGGGGAGTACTGTGAGTTCTCACATGTTTGGAAAGGCCCTCCAAATAAT GTATGCACATACTACCAAAAAGGACTATGTGCCTATGGGAGCAGGTGTAGATACGAACATGTTAAAGTTTCTCAACAGCATTCACCTCCATCTTCGTCAGCTCCAGCTCAACATCTGCACTCAGATCCTTCTCCCACTACCTTATCTCCTGGAATGCTAGCAGATGGTGCAGGACTTTCTGCTGAGTATTTGACTTCAGGCAGACCTTTTTACCCTCCCAACCAAGCTGCATGGAGTGAAAATTCAGAGCATCATCATGTGGAAGAGATTGAAAACTTTGTTGAGTTGAAGAGAATTAATCCAGCTAATCAATCAATTTGCTCTCTTGCTGCTGCTGGTAATTGTCCACGGGGAGAAAAATGTCCATACATTCATGGAGATTTATGTCCAATCTGTGCGAAGCATTGCTTGCATCCTTTCAGGCCTCAAGAAAGAGAGGAGCATATGAAAACATGTGAGAAGAGGCAAAAGCACCTTGATTTATTGAAGCATAGTCAAGAAATAGAGTGCTGTGTGTGTCTTGAACGTGTACTCTCCAAGACAACTGCAGCAGAGCGGAAGTTTGGGATCCTTTCTGAGTGTGATCATCCATTTTGTATATCGTGTATCAGGAATTGGCGCAGTGGTTCTCCTTCCTCTGGGATTGATATCAACTCTACATTTAGGACCTGTCCCGTATGCCGGAAGCTTTCGTATTTTGTCATTCCAAGTGTCATTTGGTACTccacaaaagaagaaaagcaagataTCCTTGACAGCTACAAAGCCAAACTCAG GTCTATTGACTGCAAGCACTTTGACTTTGGCAATGGGACTTGCCCATTTGGAGCTAGTTGTTTCTACAAG CATCAATACCGTGATGGCCGTCTGGAGGTAGTGGTACTGCGTCATCTTGGTTCTGAAGATGGAAGCACAGTGGTTGCTAAAAATATTAG GCTCTCAGACTTCCTTAGCAATTTGAGAATAAGGTGA
- the LOC107765284 gene encoding putative RING-type E3 ubiquitin transferase C3H69 isoform X2, with protein MSKRVLCKFFVHGACLKGEYCEFSHVWKGPPNNVCTYYQKGLCAYGSRCRYEHVKVSQQHSPPSSSAPAQHLHSDPSPTTLSPGMLADGAGLSAEYLTSGRPFYPPNQAAWSENSEHHHVEEIENFVELKRINPANQSICSLAAAGNCPRGEKCPYIHGDLCPICAKHCLHPFRPQEREEHMKTCEKRQKHLDLLKHSQEIECCVCLERVLSKTTAAERKFGILSECDHPFCISCIRNWRSGSPSSGIDINSTFRTCPVCRKLSYFVIPSVIWYSTKEEKQDILDSYKAKLRH; from the exons ATGTCGAAAAG GGTTCTTTGCAAGTTTTTTGTACATGGTGCATGTCTGAAAGGGGAGTACTGTGAGTTCTCACATGTTTGGAAAGGCCCTCCAAATAAT GTATGCACATACTACCAAAAAGGACTATGTGCCTATGGGAGCAGGTGTAGATACGAACATGTTAAAGTTTCTCAACAGCATTCACCTCCATCTTCGTCAGCTCCAGCTCAACATCTGCACTCAGATCCTTCTCCCACTACCTTATCTCCTGGAATGCTAGCAGATGGTGCAGGACTTTCTGCTGAGTATTTGACTTCAGGCAGACCTTTTTACCCTCCCAACCAAGCTGCATGGAGTGAAAATTCAGAGCATCATCATGTGGAAGAGATTGAAAACTTTGTTGAGTTGAAGAGAATTAATCCAGCTAATCAATCAATTTGCTCTCTTGCTGCTGCTGGTAATTGTCCACGGGGAGAAAAATGTCCATACATTCATGGAGATTTATGTCCAATCTGTGCGAAGCATTGCTTGCATCCTTTCAGGCCTCAAGAAAGAGAGGAGCATATGAAAACATGTGAGAAGAGGCAAAAGCACCTTGATTTATTGAAGCATAGTCAAGAAATAGAGTGCTGTGTGTGTCTTGAACGTGTACTCTCCAAGACAACTGCAGCAGAGCGGAAGTTTGGGATCCTTTCTGAGTGTGATCATCCATTTTGTATATCGTGTATCAGGAATTGGCGCAGTGGTTCTCCTTCCTCTGGGATTGATATCAACTCTACATTTAGGACCTGTCCCGTATGCCGGAAGCTTTCGTATTTTGTCATTCCAAGTGTCATTTGGTACTccacaaaagaagaaaagcaagataTCCTTGACAGCTACAAAGCCAAACTCAG GCATTAG